The DNA sequence GACCTGCGCTATGTCGGCCAGGGCTACGAACTCCGCGTCGCGTTCCCCGAAGGACCGATCGACGAGGCCGCGCTGGCCGGCGTGTGGCAGGCGTTCGAGCGCCAGCACCGGACCGAATACGGCCACGTCTTCGCCGACAGTCCGGTCGAAATCGTCAATATCCGCCTCACCGGCACCGCGCTCATGCCCAAGATCGGGCGGCCGGCGCCGACCGGAACCGGCACCCTCGACGCGGCCAGGCTGCGCGTCGGCTCGTGCAGCTTCCGCGTCGATGGCGGGCTGACGCCTTTCGAGACGCCCTATTACCGGCGCGACGCGATTCCGGCCGACCGCCGGGTCGACGGGCCGGCGGTCGTGGTGCAGCGCGATACGACCACAGTGGTGCCGCCGGGCTGGACAGCGATCGCCGGGAGCAACCGCAACCTGATCCTGAAACACGGAGCGTGAGCGATGGCCGATACCGCCCCCGCCGGCCTTCACCCCGCCGGCCTTCAAAACGTCAGACGGATCGATCCGGTCACCGCCAGCGTCATCCAGGGCGGGCTGGAGAACATCGCGGTCGAGATGGGACACAAGCTGATGCGCATGTCCTATTCCAGCATCATCCGCGAATCCGAGGACTTCGGCGCGGCGCTGATCGACCCCGAGGGGCGCCAGCTGTGCGAGACCCCGCAGAGCACGCCGTTGCAATCGGGTCCGATCCCCGGCTACGTCCAGGGCATCCAGCAGATATTCTCCGAACGCGGCGACGGCTTCGAGCCCGGCGACGTGATCATTCACAATTCGGCCTATCACGGCGCCTCCCACGGCCCGGACGTCGCCTTTTGCGTGCCCGTGTTCCATGACAACGGCCTCGTCGGATTTTCCGTCACGACCGCGCATCATCTCGACATCGGCGCGCTCAGTCCGGGCAGCTGCGGCATCGTCGACGCCATCGATGCCTACGCCGAGGGGCTGCAATTCAAGGCGCTCAAGGTCTATGACCGGGGCGCGCTGAACCGGCCGCTGTGGCAGATGCTGCGCGACAATATCCGCGCCCCGGACCTCGTGGTCGGCGACATGGAGGCTCAGATCGCCGCCGCCCGCATCGGCGCCGAGCGTTTCGTCGAGCTGATCGGCCGCTACGGGCTGGACACGGTCGAAGCGGCCTGCGACGAACTGATGGATCATTCCGAGCGGGTCATGCGCCTAGCGATCGAGGCCCTGCCCGACGGCGTCTACCGGGCCAGGACTTTCATCGACGGTTTTCTCGACGGCGACGACCCGAGCCGCGGCGACCTGCCGATCGAGGTTGCCGTGACGGTCGACGGCAGCAGCATCACGGTCGATTTCACCGGCACCGCGGCGCAGGTGCCGGACCGGCCCATCAACATGCCGCTCAAGGGCACCACCGATTGCGCCGTCTGGCTGACGATCCGTTCGATCCTGCTGGATTCCGCGGTCCACGGGCATATTCCGCAGAACAGCGGCCTGACCCGCCCCATCGATATCGTCGCGCCGGCCGGTACGCTGGTCAATCCGGTCTTCCCGGCGCCGACCATCGCCCGCTTCTGCACGGGCAACCAGGCGGCGGACACGCTGATGAAGGCGCTAGCCGAGGCGGTGCCGCACCAGGTCAGCGCCGGCGTCGGCAACCTGCATGTGGTCGCGTTCAGCGGGATCCGGGACGAGACCCACTGGGTCCACATGGAGATCCACGAAGGCTGCTATGGCGGGCGCTACGGCAAGGACGGCATGGACGCGGTCGACACGCTCTATGCCAACACCCGCAACAACCCGATCGAGGACGTCGAATCGCACCTGCCGCTCAGGGTCCATCGCTATGAACTGCGCGACGATGCCTGCCCGCCGGGGCAGTGGCGCGGCGGCATCGGGTCGATCCGCGAGGTCGAATATCTCGAGGACGGCGGCGTTTCTGTCGAGGGCGAGGGCCACAAATACGCGCCGTGGGGATTCGACGGCGGCGGGGACGGCAGGACCGCCGGCCTGACCTTCCGGCGCAAGGACGGCGCCGATCTCGACCTGCCGTCGAAACTGCCCAACATGACCGCCAGGGCGGGCGACCGGATCGTCATGATCGGGCCGTGCGGCGGCGGCTATGGCGATCCGATGGCGCGCGATCCCGACCGGGTTCTGGAGGACGTACGCGACGGGCTGATTTCGGCCGAGACCGCGCTGCGCGACTATGGTGTCGCGATCACCCAATCCATAACCGTCGACGCGGCGGCGACCGAAGCCGCGCGACAGGCGGGACAGGGAGGAACACCGGCATGAAAATCAAGATCATCAACCCCAATACGACCCTGGAAATCACCAAATCGATCGGCGCCGCGGGCCGGTCGGTCGCGCGGCAGGGGACCGAAATCGTTGCGGTCAGCCCGACTTTCGGCCCGGCGTCGATCGAATCCTACTACGACGAGTTCCTGTGCGCGCCGGGCGTGATCGACGAGGTGCGCAAGGGCGACCGGGAGGGCTGCGACGCCTACATCGTCGCCTGCTACGGCGACCCCGGCCTGCACGCCGCGCGCGAGGTCACGCTCAAACCGGTGATCGGGATCGCCGAGGCGTCGCTCTACACGGCGTCGATCCTGGCGGCTCGGTTCTCGATCGTGACCGTCATCCCGCGCATCAAGACGATGCTTGAGGAGATGGTCGAGAATTACGGGTTCGGCCGCAAGGTGGTCAATGTGCGAACCACGCCGCTCTACGTGCTCGATGTCGAAAAGGACCCTGAGGGCGCCTTGGAGACGTTGCGCGAAGAGGCGCGCCGCGCGGTGGCGGAGGACGATGCCGAGGCCATTCTGCTCGGCTGCGCCGGCTTCGCAGAGTTCGCCGACGAGCTGGAGGAGGAACTCGGCATTCCGGTGCTCGACGGCGTCGTGTGCGCGGTCAAGCTGGCCGAAGCGGTGGTCGAGCTGGGCAAGACCACCAGCAAGAGCAAGACCTACCGCTTCCCCGAGCGCAAGGCGTTTACCGGCGAGTTCGCGCGGTTCGGCGACGATTCCGGCGGCACCGGGTTGGCCGAAGCGGCCGAGTAGCCCGCCGGCCTGAGCCGGGGCGCCGCAGCGTCCGGTCGGTCAAAACAGAACGGCTTGTCTCCTACGACGCGGCGTGGCGCGCGCCGGGCGGCGGCGGATCGTTGGGGCCGCCGGCAAAGCATTGCGCGATCGCCATCCATCGGGTCGCCGCATCGCCGCGCACCTCCAGGCCGACATCGGCGACATTGCGCGTCTGGGTCACGACCTGGCAGAAATCGGTCGCCGGCCCGGCAATGTAGTCGGTATCGCTCTCCTCGTTCCAGGTCCAGACGGCGCCCGACGGCGCGGTCAGCCGGACGAAGGGCTTGACCGCCGGCCGCTCGATCCCGCGATTGGCGAAGGTATAGCCGAAGGTGCGCACGCCGAGTTCGGCGATATTGCGGATGCGGTCCTCGTCCTGCCGCGCCACGCCGAACACGTCGAAGACCTCCTGGCCGTGCGACCAGGTTTCCATCTGCCGCGCGATCATGCTCATGCGCACGGTCATCGGCGGTCCGACCCATTTGACCCGCCGTTCCGGGTCGAGGTCCCGCCACAGCGGCTCCATGTCCGCGCACAGCCCGTACCACGCGCCGAGCAGCGCCTGCCCCTTCAGGCCGCCGGACCATTCGTGGGTGTAGGGAAAGTGCCGGCGGCCGGCGTCCTGAAACGCCTGTACGAAGGCGTCGAATTCCGTCTCGTCGGTCACCGAAAGGTTCACGGCGTGGTTCCACATATGGAGATGCGCGATCACGTCGTCGACCGTCCAGTCCTTGAACTGGGTCGCGCGCTCGAATTCGGCGTCGTCCCTGTCCTGCAGCAGGGTGTGCAGCCCGTCGCATTCGGCTTTGAAATCGGCGGCTTCGGCGAGCATCGGTATGTCTCTCCCTTCACGAGTCCTGGGCTGCGACAGCGATATCGACGAGCGGATCTCCAGCCGCGACCTGGACGCCGGCCTGTTGCAGGATATCCGCAACGGCGCCGGCCGCCGGCGCGACGATGTCGTGTTGCATCTTCATCGCCTCGATGACCAGCAGCCGGTCGCCCCGGGCCACGATATCGCCGGAATCGACCGCGATCTCAAGGATTTTGCCGTGCATCGGCGCGACGACCCGGCCGCCACCCTGCGCGTCCTGCAACGACGCGACCGACCGGCCCCAATCGAAGCGATAATCCCGGCCGGACTCGCTCAGATACAGTGAGTCGCCGTCGGCGTGGAACAGGAGATGCCGCTGCACGCCGTCGATCCCGACGACCGACCGGCCTTCCTCGACGGAGACGACCTTGACGTGGACTGATTCGCTGTCGCCGCGGACGGTGTATGCGCGCGCGCCGGCGGGCGAAACCGACAGATCGAAAACCGTTTCGCCGGCCGTGAGGCCGTACCGGCTCTCCAGCGCCCCGGCGCTGGTCCAGTCGAGCAGCTCCGGCGACACATTCAGGCTGTGTCCGAAGGCCTCGTCCCGGTCGACGAGGAATTTCAGGACCGCCGCCATCGCTGCGATGGCGAATTCCGGCCCGGACGGCGCCAGATCCGCGGCCGGGAACTGCTCATCGATAAAGGCCGTCGTCGCGTCTCCCTTAGCGAAGACATCCTTTTTCAGACAATCGATGAGGAATCGCCTGTTGGTCGTGAGACCGAAAGCAGCCGTTTCCGCCAGCGCCCGGATCAACCGGCGGCGCGCGATATCCCGCGTCTCGCCATGGGCGATGACCTTGGCGATCATCGGGTCGTAGAAGGGCGAGACGGCCTGGCCGCTCTCGACGCCGCTGTCGATGCGCACGCCGGGCCCGGCCGGCGGCCGCCACAGGGCGATGTCGCCGGCTGCCGGCAGGAAGTCCTGCGCCGCATCCTCGGCGTAGAGGCGCGCCTCGATGGCATGGCCGGACGGCCGGAAGTCCTCCTGCGCGAAGCCGAGCGGCCGGCCTTCGGCGACCCGGATTTGAAGCGCGACCAGGTCGAGCCCGGTAATCGCCTCAGTCACCGGATGTTCGACCTGCAGCCGCGTGTTCATCTCCAGGAAAAAGAAATTGCTGTCCGCATCGAGCAGGAACTCGACGGTGCCGGCGCCGCAATAGCCGATGCTGCGCGCCGCTTCGACCGCCGCCGCGCCCATGGCGGCGCGCAGGTCGTCGGTCATGACCGGGCACGGCGCTTCCTCGATCACCTTCTGGTGCCGGCGCTGCACGGAGCAGTCGCGCTCGCCGAGATGGATCGTGTTGCCGTGGCTGTCGGCGACGATCTGGATTTCGACATGGCGCGGCCGGGCAATGGCCTTCTCCAGGATCAGATTGCCGGAGCCGAAGGCGTTCTCGGCTTCCGAGCGCGCCGCAGCAAGCGCATCCGGCAACGCACCGGCCTGCGCGACGAGACGCATGCCGCGACCGCCCCCGCCGGCCGCTGCCTTGACCATGACCGGAAATCCGATCTTCGCTGCCGCCGCGGCCAGGACCGCGTTGCTCTGGTCCGCGCCGTCGTAGCCCGGCACGCATGGGACGCCGGCATCCGCCATGCGGCGGCGGGCTTCGGCCTTGTCGCCCATGATCGCGATGGCGTCG is a window from the Rhodospirillaceae bacterium genome containing:
- a CDS encoding acetyl-CoA carboxylase biotin carboxylase subunit, which codes for MRRFGTILVANRGEIAVRVMRTARALGYRTVAVHSEADSEAPHVRMADAAAHIGPPPAAESYLNIDNILRAAAETGADAVHPGYGFLSENADFARACETAGLAFIGPHADAIAIMGDKAEARRRMADAGVPCVPGYDGADQSNAVLAAAAAKIGFPVMVKAAAGGGGRGMRLVAQAGALPDALAAARSEAENAFGSGNLILEKAIARPRHVEIQIVADSHGNTIHLGERDCSVQRRHQKVIEEAPCPVMTDDLRAAMGAAAVEAARSIGYCGAGTVEFLLDADSNFFFLEMNTRLQVEHPVTEAITGLDLVALQIRVAEGRPLGFAQEDFRPSGHAIEARLYAEDAAQDFLPAAGDIALWRPPAGPGVRIDSGVESGQAVSPFYDPMIAKVIAHGETRDIARRRLIRALAETAAFGLTTNRRFLIDCLKKDVFAKGDATTAFIDEQFPAADLAPSGPEFAIAAMAAVLKFLVDRDEAFGHSLNVSPELLDWTSAGALESRYGLTAGETVFDLSVSPAGARAYTVRGDSESVHVKVVSVEEGRSVVGIDGVQRHLLFHADGDSLYLSESGRDYRFDWGRSVASLQDAQGGGRVVAPMHGKILEIAVDSGDIVARGDRLLVIEAMKMQHDIVAPAAGAVADILQQAGVQVAAGDPLVDIAVAAQDS
- a CDS encoding aspartate/glutamate racemase family protein, giving the protein MKIKIINPNTTLEITKSIGAAGRSVARQGTEIVAVSPTFGPASIESYYDEFLCAPGVIDEVRKGDREGCDAYIVACYGDPGLHAAREVTLKPVIGIAEASLYTASILAARFSIVTVIPRIKTMLEEMVENYGFGRKVVNVRTTPLYVLDVEKDPEGALETLREEARRAVAEDDAEAILLGCAGFAEFADELEEELGIPVLDGVVCAVKLAEAVVELGKTTSKSKTYRFPERKAFTGEFARFGDDSGGTGLAEAAE
- a CDS encoding hydantoinase B/oxoprolinase family protein — protein: MADTAPAGLHPAGLQNVRRIDPVTASVIQGGLENIAVEMGHKLMRMSYSSIIRESEDFGAALIDPEGRQLCETPQSTPLQSGPIPGYVQGIQQIFSERGDGFEPGDVIIHNSAYHGASHGPDVAFCVPVFHDNGLVGFSVTTAHHLDIGALSPGSCGIVDAIDAYAEGLQFKALKVYDRGALNRPLWQMLRDNIRAPDLVVGDMEAQIAAARIGAERFVELIGRYGLDTVEAACDELMDHSERVMRLAIEALPDGVYRARTFIDGFLDGDDPSRGDLPIEVAVTVDGSSITVDFTGTAAQVPDRPINMPLKGTTDCAVWLTIRSILLDSAVHGHIPQNSGLTRPIDIVAPAGTLVNPVFPAPTIARFCTGNQAADTLMKALAEAVPHQVSAGVGNLHVVAFSGIRDETHWVHMEIHEGCYGGRYGKDGMDAVDTLYANTRNNPIEDVESHLPLRVHRYELRDDACPPGQWRGGIGSIREVEYLEDGGVSVEGEGHKYAPWGFDGGGDGRTAGLTFRRKDGADLDLPSKLPNMTARAGDRIVMIGPCGGGYGDPMARDPDRVLEDVRDGLISAETALRDYGVAITQSITVDAAATEAARQAGQGGTPA
- a CDS encoding TIGR03084 family metal-binding protein encodes the protein MLAEAADFKAECDGLHTLLQDRDDAEFERATQFKDWTVDDVIAHLHMWNHAVNLSVTDETEFDAFVQAFQDAGRRHFPYTHEWSGGLKGQALLGAWYGLCADMEPLWRDLDPERRVKWVGPPMTVRMSMIARQMETWSHGQEVFDVFGVARQDEDRIRNIAELGVRTFGYTFANRGIERPAVKPFVRLTAPSGAVWTWNEESDTDYIAGPATDFCQVVTQTRNVADVGLEVRGDAATRWMAIAQCFAGGPNDPPPPGARHAAS